In the Acomys russatus chromosome 13, mAcoRus1.1, whole genome shotgun sequence genome, one interval contains:
- the Vgll4 gene encoding transcription cofactor vestigial-like protein 4 isoform X4, translating to MIKVRNKTVNGDCRRDPRERSRSPIERAAAPAVSLHGGHLYASLPSLMEQPLALTKNSSDTGRSAVERQQNRPSVITCASAGARNCNLSHCPIAHSGCSAPGSASYRRPPSATATCDPVVEEHFRRSLGKNYKEPEPAPNSVSITGSVDDHFAKALGDTWLQIKAAKDSASSSPESASRRGQPASPTAHMVSHSHSPSVVS from the exons ATGATTAAAGTGAG GAATAAGACTGTCAATGGAGACTGCCGCAGAGATCCCCGGGAACGGAGCCGCAGTCCCATTGAGCGAGCTGCAGCTCCTGCTGTAAGCTTGCATGGGGGCCACCTGTATGCATCCCTCCCCAGTCTCATGGAGCAACCTCTTGCATTGACTAAGAACAGCAGTGACACGGGCAGGTCGGCTGTGGAGCGGCAGCAG AACCGGCCCTCTGTGATCACCTGCGCATCTGCAGGTGCCCGCAACTGCAACCTCTCTCACTGCCCCATTGCACACAGTGGCTGTTCTGCACCTGGGTCTGCCAGCTACCGAAGACCACCCAGTG CAACTGCCACCTGTGACCCTGTGGTGGAAGAGCACTTCCGTCGGAGCCTGGGCAAGAACTACAAAGAACCAGAGCCAGCACCCAACTCGGTGTCCATCACTGGCTCTGTGGACGACCACTTTGCCAAAGCACTAGGTGACACATGGCTTCAGATCAAAGCGGCCAAGGACAGCGCGTCCAGCAGCCCGGAGTCAGCCTCACGCcggggccagccagccagccccactGCCCACATGGTCAGCCATAGTCACTCCCCCTCTGTGGTCTCCTGA